From Erigeron canadensis isolate Cc75 chromosome 8, C_canadensis_v1, whole genome shotgun sequence, one genomic window encodes:
- the LOC122611243 gene encoding protein IQ-DOMAIN 17-like, with amino-acid sequence MGKKGGGSWFTAVKRAFSPNKSTKTQDRDVDQDQDDDRKRDTKRRWLFRKSSISSVQIQTQVKDNYKTSIINDDVVVQPKHDDTNHAAQEEKHAILMAAATIKAAEAAATTAHAAAEIIRLTTRPSTISVKHHFAAILIQTSFRGYLARRALRALKGIVMLQAVIRGQNVRKQATVTLRCMQALIRVQSRLQDQRSRLSHDAGSRKSMMSENNAPFWESKYLQDIRQRKSMSRDGSCIPDDWSDRPHNLEELDAIMQNRKISYRNPSTMDEKEFEENASWLERWIEAKQWENQRNSRASYDSRRDSIKTVEIDCSRPSSRSGTGVYKLPHHGSHYMPSSPGRRSSYSPSTCHQPITPSPIKTRPLQIRSASPRCLKEERNYLNANIQSLRSTPRVTGSISRYSTCANDMAIPHYMAATESAKARIRSHSTPRQRPSTPERDRLGSAKKRLAYPVPDPCDNGSEAHYGDYGHNLRSPSFKSVQVGHVGMGQHWYYADSTAGGEISPCSTTDLRRWLR; translated from the exons ATGGGAAAGAAAGGAGGTGGTTCGTGGTTCACCGCGGTCAAGCGGGCTTTTAGTCCTAATAAATCCACCAAAACACAAGATCGGGATGTTGATCAAGATCAAGATGATGACAGG AAAAGGGATACTAAGAGAAGATGgttgtttagaaaatcatcGATTAGTAGCGTGCAAATCCAAACACAAGTGAAGGATAATTATAAAACATCAATAATTAATGATGATGTTGTGGTTCAACCTAAACATGATGATACTAACCATGCTGCACAGGAAGAAAAGCATGCCATTTTAATGGCAGCAGCTACCATAAAAGCGGCTGAAGCTGCAGCCACAACTGCCCACGCAGCTGCCGAGATTATTCGGCTCACCACCAGACCTTCTACTATTTCTGTTAAACACCATTTTGCTGCCATTCTCATCCAAACATCTTTCCGTGGCTATTTG GCAAGAAGGGCGTTACGAGCACTAAAAGGGATTGTGATGCTACAAGCGGTGATTCGAGGCCAGAACGTGAGGAAGCAAGCAACCGTCACTCTAAGATGCATGCAGGCGCTTATACGGGTGCAATCTCGTCTACAAGATCAACGATCTAGGCTCTCACATGATGCTGGCAGTAGAAAGTCTATGATGTCTGAGAATAATGCACCTTTTTGGGAGTCAAAATATCTTCAAGACATAAGACAAAGGAAGTCCATG TCCAGAGATGGAAGTTGCATCCCAGATGATTGGAGTGACAGACCACACAATCTTGAAGAGCTTGATGCCATAATGCAGAACAGAAAG ATATCCTACAGAAACCCATCTACTATGGATGAAAAAGAGTTTGAAGAAAATGCTAGTTGGTTAGAGAGATGGATAGAAGCAAAGCAATGGGAAAACCAGAGAAATAGCAGAGCTTCCTATGATAGTAGAAGGGATTCTATAAAAACCGTTGAAATTGATTGTTCAAGACCAAGTTCCCGGTCAGGTACTGGTGTTTACAAACTGCCACATCATGGTTCACATTACATGCCCAGCTCACCGGGACGAAGATCAAGCTACAGTCCTTCCACGTGTCATCAACCCATCACACCATCTCCAATCAAGACAAGACCATTACAGATACGCTCAGCAAGTCCTCGATGTTTGAAAGAGGAAAGAAACTACTTGAATGCAAACATTCAAAGCCTACGGTCAACTCCACGTGTCACGGGGTCCATTTCTCGTTATAGCACTTGTGCAAATGACATGGCGATACCTCACTACATGGCAGCAACAGAGTCAGCAAAAGCAAGAATAAGATCACATAGCACACCTAGACAGAGACCGTCGACACCAGAGAGAGACCGATTGGGGTCTGCGAAAAAAAGACTAGCCTACCCTGTCCCAGATCCATGTGACAATGGCAGTGAGGCTCATTATGGTGATTATGGTCATAACCTAAGGAGTCCAAGCTTCAAGAGTGTCCAAGTAGGTCATGTTGGTATGGGACAGCATTGGTATTATGCAGACAGCACAGCCGGTGGTGAAATTTCGCCGTGTTCTACTACCGATTTAAGAAGGTGGCTAAGGTAA
- the LOC122611012 gene encoding uncharacterized protein LOC122611012, with the protein MGNCLFGGPSENDRIIKVINSAGGIMEFYAPVTAECITDEFPGHGIFRGNDLFWKPIPHNEFLVAGNSYYLLPLDKKRGTKVGHVRSNSLPVNTPAPYRMSFDSRRMFKRSYTEANSTRNSTTNGGFWKVKLVISPEQLLEILSQEGRTQELIENVRTVAKCGNEAAVSCNSSSAAALSDQWSLCSSSRNGSKKDVVLEM; encoded by the coding sequence atggGGAATTGTCTGTTTGGAGGGCCATCAGAAAATGATCGTATAATCAAGGTCATAAATTCAGCTGGTGGCATCATGGAATTCTATGCTCCCGTCACAGCTGAATGCATCACAGACGAGTTTCCGGGCCACGGGATTTTCCGGGGCAACGATCTCTTCTGGAAACCAATTCCACACAATGAGTTTCTAGTCGCGGGTAATTCGTATTaccttcttccacttgataaaaaAAGAGGGACCAAAGTTGGACACGTAAGATCGAATAGTCTTCCTGTAAACACCCCTGCTCCTTACAGGATGTCGTTTGATAGTCGCCGAATGTTTAAAAGATCGTACACTGAAGCGAATTCTACTAGGAATAGTACTACTAATGGTGGTTTTTGGAAAGTGAAACTTGTGATAAGTCCAGAACAGTTGTTGGAGATTTTGTCACAAGAAGGCAGGACACAGGAGTTGATTGAGAATGTGAGGACCGTTGCGAAATGTGGGAATGAGGCCGCGGTTTCTTGTAATTCGTCGTCTGCGGCCGCGTTGTCTGATCAGTGGAGTCTTTGCAGCAGTAGTAGAAATGGTTCTAAAAAAGATGTTGTATTAGAGATGTAA
- the LOC122611013 gene encoding NAC domain-containing protein 43-like — MSNNEERKISMNVNGESKVPPGFRFHPTEEELLQYYLRKKVASENIDLDVIQDVDLNKLEPWDIQVKCNIGSTPQNDWYFFSHKDKKYPTGTRTNRATIAGFWKATGRDKAIHSGRQTIGMRKTLVFYQGRAPHGQKSDWIMHEYRLDDIIQDSNVSSYFSPSGNTPWAVI; from the exons ATGTCAAATAATGAAGAAAGGAAGATATCTATGAACGTCAATGGTGAATCAAAAGTGCCCCCGGGATTTCGGTTCCACCCCACAGAAGAAGAGCTTCTTCAGTATTACTTGAGGAAGAAAGTTGCTTCCGAAAACATTGATCTTGATGTTATTCAAGATGTTGATCTTAATAAGCTTGAACCATGGGACATCCAag TGAAGTGCAATATTGGCTCCACACCACAAAACGATTGGTACTTCTTTAGTCACAAAGACAAGAAATATCCGACTGGGACCCGAACAAATCGGGCCACTATAGCTGGTTTCTGGAAAGCTACGGGAAGGGATAAGGCGATACACAGTGGGCGTCAAACAATCGGTATGAGGAAGACACTAGTATTTTACCAAGGGAGAGCACCTCATGGCCAAAAATCTGATTGGATCATGCATGAATATAGACTTGATGATATTATCCAAGATTCCAACGTAAGCAGTTATTTCTCTCCATCTGGAAATACTCCATGGGCTGTTATCTAA
- the LOC122578686 gene encoding alcohol dehydrogenase-like 3, with protein MAILKKSNTFNSKNVVSTAGQVITCKAAVAWGPGQPLVVEEIIVDPPQKMEVRIKIHFTSICQTDLGAWLGKNEAQRAFPRILGHEASGVVESVGEGVEDMKAGDQVVPIFHGECGDCAFCNSKTSNLCKNFRVDPMKTVMVNDGKTRFWTKQGQPIYHFLNTSTFSEYTVIDSACVVKIDPNAPLKTMTLLSCGVSTGLGAAWNTANVQPGSTVAVFGLGAVGLAVVEGARSRGASRIIGIDINSEKLSKGQTMGVTDIINSLELSRPVHEEIREILEGGVDFSFECAGNLGVLREAFLSTHEGWGMTVLLGIHPTPKTLPIHPMELFDGRRIIGSTFGDFKGKTQLPHFVKQCMHGEVKLDEFITHELPFSEINQAFKLLMDGKSLRCILHL; from the exons atGGCAATTTTAAAGAAGAGTAACACATTCAACTCCAAAAATGTAGTGTCCACTGCAGGACAGGTTATCACTTGCAAAG CTGCTGTGGCATGGGGTCCCGGTCAACCCTTAGTCGTTGAAGAGATTATAGTGGACCCTCCACAAAAGATGGAGGTCCGAATTAAGATCCATTTCACTTCCATTTGTCAAACTGACCTTGGTGCTTGGCTAGGCAAG AATGAAGCTCAGCGAGCATTTCCACGAATCCTTGGCCATGAAGCCTCGGG ggtgGTGGAGAGTGTAGGAGAAGGAGTGGAGGATATGAAAGCAGGAGACCAAGTGGTTCCGATATTCCATGGCGAGTGTGGGGACTGCGCTTTCTGCAACTCGAAGACTAGTAATCTATGCAAAAACTTCAGGGTGGATCCCATGAAAACCGTCATGGTCAACGATGGAAAGACAAGGTTTTGGACGAAGCAAGGACAGCCCATTTACCATTTCCTCAACACTTCCACATTCAGTGAATACACGGTGATTGACTCGGCCTGTGTGGTCAAGATCGACCCCAATGCGCCGCTTAAAACCATGACCTTGCTCAGCTGTGGTGTGTCCACTGGTCTTGGGGCTGCATGGAATACCGCCAATGTGCAACCCGGATCTACTGTTGCTGTTTTCGGTCTGGGAGCTGTTGGTCTTGCGGTCGTTGAAGGAGCTCGGTCTAGAGGAGCTTCTAGAATCATTGGGATCGATATAAACTCCGAGAAGCTTAGCAAAGGTCAGACCATGGGAGTCACTGATATTATCAACTCATTGGAGCTAAGTAGACCAGTCCATGag GAAATTAGAGAAATATTGGAAGGAGGAGTAGACTTTAGCTTTGAGTGTGCAGGAAACTTGGGCGTTCTTCGTGAGGCTTTTCTATCAACACATGAG GGTTGGGGAATGACGGTGCTACTAGGAATTCATCCGACACCAAAAACACTGCCAATCCACCCCATGGAACTATTCGATGGTCGAAGAATTATTGGATCTACATTTGGGGACTTCAAAGGCAAAACTCAGCTCCCACACTTCGTTAAACAATGCATGCACGGG GAGGTGAAGTTGGATGAATTTATAACACATGAACTTCCTTTCAGTGAGATCAACCAAGCTTTCAAGTTACTTATGGATGGCAAATCATTAAGATGCATTCTGCATCTTTAA
- the LOC122611244 gene encoding growth-regulating factor 8-like: protein MGNGNNMGSGGGDDDFGEPASMFMRSNVGLGVMNIVQQNTPPSYDYYHPQDSTQFSLKPISGSENGGLNVGSGKVLFTETQWQELERQTIIYKYIMASRPVPHHLLLPLSTHFNSGMDMRFASGSDPELWRCRRTDGKKWRCSRDVAPDQKYCEHHVHKSRPRSRKPVEIQSQNTNVTTSALNITPTIYANTLSATSSYQHPRGTEWLMKSGTLPMSSSANQQLQQQSMDSHSPRVGSKRTHIFRQDSEGNLQNDSHIHYNNSSVASDASVGARRQSFIDAWSRSGGGDDCSLTLSMQCSSGIDNDDDQSYEGGVGLLDLDRGDGLKSHNMWLNQGSWMSSPPGGPLGEALGLGIASSAKGTMDMPSRHSHSDNDDSHGRELR, encoded by the exons ATGGGGAATGGGAATAATATgggaagtggtggtggtgatgatgatttcggTGAACCAGCATCGATGTTCATGAGGTCTAATGTTGGGCTAGGAGTGATGAACATTGTACAACAAAATACTCCACCATCTTATGATTATTACCACCCTCAAGATTCTACTCAGTTTTCTTTGAAACCCATTTCAG GGTCAGAAAATGGGGGACTAAATGTAGGTTCTGGGAAAGTATTATTCACAGAAACTCAGTGGCAAGAACTTGAAAGGCAGACTATCATCTACAAGTACATTATGGCTTCTAGACCTGTTCCTCATCATCTCCTTCTGCCTCTATCCACTCATTTCAACA GTGGAATGGACATGAGGTTTGCAAGTGGGTCGGATCCGGAGCTGTGGCGGTGTAGGAGAACAGATGGGAAAAAATGGAGATGTTCAAGAGATGTGGCACCAGACCAAAAGTACTGTGAGCACCATGTCCACAAGAGCAGACCTCGTTCAAGAAAGCCTGTGGAAATTCAATCCCAGAACACCAATGTTACAACCAGTGCCCTCAATATCACTCCTACTATATATGCAAATACTCTTAGTGCCACTTCTTCATATCAACATCCCAG GGGCACCGAATGGCTTATGAAGAGTGGCACTCTTCCTATGTCTTCATCTGCCAACCAACAACTTCAGCAGCAATCAATGGATTCACATTCACCTAGAGTAGGGTCAAAAAGGACTCACATTTTTCGACAAGATTCTGAGGGAAATCTTCAAAATGATTCCCACATCCACTACAATAATAGTAGTGTGGCTAGTGATGCGTCAGTAGGTGCAAGGAGGCAGAGCTTCATTGATGCTTGGTCAAGAAGTGGAGGAGGTGACGATTGTTCTCTTACTTTATCAATGCAATGTAGTAGCGGGATCgataatgatgatgatcagAGTTATGAAGGAGGTGTTGGATTGTTGGATTTGGATAGAGGAGATGGTTTGAAATCACATAACATGTGGTTGAATCAGGGGTCTTGGATGAGTTCACCACCTGGTGGGCCATTAGGTGAAGCCTTGGGCCTAGGGATTGCTAGTTCGGCAAAAGGCACTATGGACATGCCATCTCGTCACAGCCATAGCGATAATGACGACAGCCATGGACGTGAGCTTAGGTAA
- the LOC122580276 gene encoding NAC domain-containing protein 12-like, translated as MYVIHHMKQASNLCDGGHEEGWVVCRVFKKKNYYKSFESPRRSLLCRGSMVDTTTREKLQSSSSSNKDALLEHLLMYMDSSSSSIHQSFKQEITDNLTSTTHQDAMQQFVNPMHLHLPGLQSPTITTTSPPPVVSSATFNNQESSLKITYNSMMDLLGEADHEYTSNINIDSTNKVDDYDHCSNNNWADLDKFVASQLDGQMEENKHCSSFYAEHNDKLCFAVDIHDDQEVWSSLARSSALSSALMDPLCHSSV; from the coding sequence atgtaTGTGATCCATCATATGAAGCAGGCTTCCAACTTGTGCGATGGTGGACACGAAGAAGGGTGGGTGGTATGTCGtgttttcaagaagaaaaactACTACAAATCCTTTGAGAGTCCCCGGAGATCATTACTATGTCGTGGCTCCATGGTCGACACTACTACTAGAGAAAAGTTGcaatcctcatcatcatcaaacaaaGATGCCCTTCTCGAACACTTACTTATGTACATggatagtagtagtagtagtattcATCAATCTTTTAAGCAGGAAATTACCGATAATTTAACCAGCACCACTCATCAGGATGCAATGCAGCAATTCGTGAACCCCATGCACCTCCACCTCCCCGGGCTTCAAAGTCCAACTATTACTACTACCTCGCCGCCTCCTGTAGTGAGCTCGGCCACCTTCAACAACCAAGAGTCGAGTCTAAAAATAACCTATAATTCAATGATGGACTTGCTAGGAGAAGCTGATCATGAATACACAAGTAACATTAATATTGACAGTACTAACAAAGTGGACGATTATGATCATTGTAGTAATAATAATTGGGCTGATCTTGACAAGTTTGTGGCTTCTCAGCTCGATGGCCAAATGGAGGAAAATAAGCATTGCTCCTCTTTCTATGCGGAACATAACGACAAGTTGTGTTTCGCGGTTGACATCCATGATGACCAAGAGGTTTGGAGCAGCTTAGCTAGATCGTCTGCGTTATCATCCGCACTGATGGATCCCCTATGCCACTCTTCAGTATAA